In Spodoptera frugiperda isolate SF20-4 chromosome 13, AGI-APGP_CSIRO_Sfru_2.0, whole genome shotgun sequence, the following are encoded in one genomic region:
- the LOC118270501 gene encoding MICOS complex subunit Mic60, whose product MFRVTSCLTVARTLLYRRYPVDFRVATISRSPTAYKYNKSLKERETCPVPPPPPPPPPKDDRLLWGTIALLFIAGGFVVYAKGSPEVRDWLTINAPWFDDIIAILYQENMTYGEFAVTCVDGTKRFIERMTGTNKPKKCSLDGGEVLNYDVPEEPKPEEPKECSPAEKEVICEPEPPPIVTKNICDIERCVTDLGDTVILNYNTAKDACACYNSLVENTMINFSFKCMKEIRPAMEERINLVKTSLQNASCAIDRLDELVKYLDCGVQASKEQIKNCKLKIRDYREKYAAAFIAYQWENDRSTALDNQWQLVEQIVDKYTWENEAIYPELKYIQPKPTVSGNMDILLYNTYRYLQYLNDQVKDASDGMTERINRAMDTLPQDPEKVKAREANLQNVLKTKRAEVDKDFKSREDQQKADNDKNLKESLKKQTERHDESLRKRLELLEADIMSKFQGMVAEKVAAEKKIFKAELDTMAVQLKLVEDKLEVRLKAEREARRSQELWSAGASLLAATKRGEPYVRVDKELRAIEKASGDGDKLVTTVLKSIPKSVREVGIVPESVLREGFNVMEKTARSVALVEADGAAMPVYMMSWFQGLLLFMRISGIPQAEFDKPPEEPSDQLDTFDLLQRARFWLDHGNLAAAVRYVDSLKGASRAAADKWFQAARAHLEVRQAAEAVLAHASAMALQYI is encoded by the exons atgtttagagTCACGTCCTGCTTAACAGTTGCTAGGACACTTTTG TACCGTCGTTATCCAGTAGACTTTCGTGTAGCGACGATTTCCCGATCCCCTACAGCGTACAAGTACAACAAGAGTTTGAAAGAGAGAGAGACTTGTCCAGTGCCTCCCCCACCACCGCCGCCTCCGCCTAAAGATGACCGCTTGCTTTGGGGCACTATAGCTTTATTGTTCATTGCTGGTGGCTTCGTGGTATATGCTAA GGGTTCGCCAGAAGTACGCGATTGGTTGACGATAAACGCGCCATGGTTCGATGACATTATAGCAATATTGTACCAGGAAAACATGACTTACGGGGAGTTTGCCGTCACGTGCGTCGATGGCACCAAGAGATTCATTGAACGCATGACTGGTACTAATAAACCAAAAAAATGCTCGCTTGACGGCGGTGAAGTTCTCAATTATG ATGTCCCTGAAGAACCAAAACCAGAGGAACCCAAGGAATGTAGTCCTGCTG AGAAAGAAGTTATTTGTGAACCAGAACCTCCTCCAATTGTCACAAAGAATATTTGTGACATCGAGCGATGTGTGACTGACCTAGGAGATACTGTTATTCTCAACTATAACACTGCAAAGGACGCTTGCGCTTGTTACAATTCG TTGGTAGAAAATACAATGATAAATTTCTCTTTCAAATGTATGAAAGAGATACGGCCGGCTATGGAAGAACGAATAAATCTTGTCAAGACCTCACTTCAGAACGCTTCCTGTGCCATAGATAGACTCG atgaaTTGGTCAAATATCTGGATTGTGGTGTTCAAGCATCGAAGGAACAGATTAAAAATTGCAAACTCAAGATTCGAGATTACCGCGAGAAATACGCTGCTGCTTTTATCGCGTACCAGTGGGAAAATGACAGGTCCACTGCTTTGGATAACCAGTGGCAATTG GTAGAACAAATTGTGGACAAATACACATGGGAGAATGAGGCGATATATCCAGAACTCAAGTATATTCAGCCAAAACCGACTGTGTCAGGAAATATGGACATATTGCTTTATAACACCTATCGatac CTTCAGTACTTGAACGATCAGGTGAAGGACGCCTCCGATGGTATGACTGAGAGGATAAATCGCGCTATGGATA CATTACCACAAGACCCTGAAAAAGTAAAAGCAAGAGAGGCAAATTTACAAAACGTGCTGAAGACTAAAAGGGCTGAAGTTGACAAGGACTTCAAAAGCAGA GAAGATCAACAAAAAGCGGATAATGACAAGAATCTGAAGGAGAGCTTGAAGAAACAGACGGAGAGACACGATGAAAGTCTTCGTAAAAGATTGGAACTGCTGGAGGCTGAT ATTATGTCGAAATTCCAAGGCATGGTAGCGGAGAAAGTGGCCGCcgagaagaaaatatttaaagctgaACTCGATACAATGGCTGTACAATTGAAACTCGTTGAAGACAAACTAGAAg TTCGGTTAAAAGCGGAGCGTGAAGCTCGCCGTTCACAAGAGCTGTGGTCAGCCGGCGCCTCATTACTAGCCGCGACCAAAAGAGGGGAGCCTTACGTCAGGGTCGATAAAGAACTTAGGGCTATTGAGAAAGCATCAG GTGATGGAGATAAGTTAGTGACGACTGTGTTGAAGTCCATCCCCAAGTCTGTGCGCGAGGTCGGGATCGTGCCAGAAAGCGTACTACGAGAAGGCTTCAATGTC ATGGAGAAGACTGCAAGAAGCGTGGCTCTGGTCGAGGCGGATGGAGCAGCGATGCCGGTCTACATGATGTCCTGGTTTCAAGGGCTTCTGCTCTTCATGAGA ATATCGGGAATACCACAGGCTGAGTTTGATAAGCCACCTGAAGAACCTTCTGACCAATTGGACACGTTTGATCTACTGCAGAGAGCGag ATTCTGGTTGGATCACGGTAACTTGGCAGCGGCGGTGCGTTACGTGGACTCGTTGAAGGGAGCGTCGCGTGCTGCCGCAGACAAGTGGTTCCAGGCTGCGCGAGCTCATCTCGAGGTCCGGCAGGCGGCTGAGGCTGTGCTTGCACACGCCTCTGCCATGGCCCTGCAgtacatataa